A single region of the Methyloceanibacter stevinii genome encodes:
- a CDS encoding DUF6950 family protein has translation MTTRRRIFELFAKERQTPFEWGVSDCLTWCAGVAEALTGQDPVSHLRGRYSTARGAQRVMVRSGWKDMADVAASVATEIAPSAACDGDWGWFRNADGTDGLGVICGAMLVARGEQGLAQLSRMKVERAFRVE, from the coding sequence ATGACGACCCGTCGACGGATCTTCGAACTGTTCGCGAAGGAGCGTCAAACGCCCTTCGAGTGGGGCGTGTCGGATTGCCTGACGTGGTGCGCCGGTGTGGCCGAGGCCCTGACCGGGCAGGACCCTGTCTCGCACTTGCGCGGGCGGTACTCGACGGCGCGCGGCGCGCAGCGCGTGATGGTGCGCAGCGGCTGGAAGGACATGGCCGACGTGGCCGCGTCGGTCGCGACCGAGATTGCGCCGTCGGCCGCGTGCGACGGCGATTGGGGCTGGTTCCGCAATGCCGATGGCACGGACGGCCTCGGCGTCATCTGCGGCGCGATGTTGGTGGCGAGGGGCGAACAGGGCCTGGCGCAGCTCTCGCGAATGAAAGTGGAGCGCGCGTTCCGTGTGGAATAG
- a CDS encoding phage tail length tape measure family protein, whose protein sequence is MAMRVSLVIDGNAKGAAKAAKETGTALVVMGDQAEAAAGKLGGVGGAARGAGEQFTRARNRGTEFFGGASKGARLAAGQMQNLQFQIQDLAQGLATGQQNPFTLIVQQGSQISQIFGPSGNIRGALAAIGGGIATFVTNPLNLAVVAIAAAAAAAQAFLRSGVDVQVQLEAHEDLIDRIATKYREAAEGAQDYGRETVAALQFSAEQNVRELERALADASGRIDFVLPEQAPGEGPFAAGLGGVGPFLDVIDEWNASIREGTPNVREFRAEVVRIANALPEDSPFRDVAADLLDMTDDANEVASSLDQARDAAKGLSGDTEASARALGRLKVAAGILKDLEFEREQLGRTNEEQEVYNNLKRAGVELNTEMGASIADTTRELVREQEALERAKELEDERARIQERAAGVLDQVRFEADLLAATNAEREVANNLRAAGVDISSQMGQQIADETARLYEARTAQENFNNSIGAMGDIAYDAFDGLILQQESWQDTLANSLQLLARMALQASLLGEGPLASAFGTGAGGPAAGGLIGALFGGARAVGGPVETGRAYLVGERGPEYFVPGRGGAIVPNAGSGGGPSVSIPVSIDARGADDGAVARLESAVADLKQSLPSIVVKTVAEARSRRTL, encoded by the coding sequence ATGGCGATGCGTGTCAGCCTGGTCATCGACGGCAACGCCAAGGGTGCGGCCAAGGCGGCGAAGGAAACCGGCACGGCTCTGGTCGTCATGGGAGACCAGGCCGAGGCGGCGGCAGGAAAGCTGGGCGGCGTCGGCGGCGCGGCGCGCGGTGCCGGCGAACAGTTCACCAGGGCGCGCAATCGCGGCACAGAGTTCTTCGGCGGCGCGAGCAAAGGCGCGCGCCTCGCTGCCGGCCAGATGCAAAACCTGCAGTTTCAGATTCAAGACTTGGCGCAGGGCCTCGCCACGGGCCAGCAGAACCCGTTCACGCTGATCGTTCAGCAGGGTTCGCAAATCAGCCAGATATTCGGGCCGAGCGGCAACATCCGGGGGGCACTCGCGGCCATCGGCGGTGGGATTGCCACCTTCGTTACGAACCCGCTTAACCTCGCGGTCGTCGCCATCGCCGCCGCCGCCGCCGCCGCGCAAGCCTTCCTGCGTTCCGGGGTCGACGTGCAGGTGCAGTTGGAAGCGCATGAAGACCTCATTGACCGGATCGCGACGAAGTATCGCGAGGCGGCGGAGGGTGCGCAGGACTATGGCCGCGAGACCGTCGCGGCGCTGCAGTTCAGCGCCGAGCAGAACGTGCGGGAGCTGGAACGCGCATTGGCCGACGCGAGCGGCCGCATTGACTTCGTGCTGCCCGAGCAGGCCCCCGGTGAAGGACCGTTCGCCGCTGGGCTGGGCGGTGTCGGTCCGTTCCTTGATGTGATCGACGAATGGAATGCCTCCATAAGGGAGGGCACGCCGAACGTTCGCGAGTTCCGAGCAGAGGTCGTTCGCATCGCGAACGCGCTGCCGGAGGATTCGCCGTTCAGGGACGTTGCCGCCGATCTTCTGGACATGACCGACGACGCCAACGAAGTCGCTTCGTCACTGGATCAGGCGCGTGACGCGGCCAAGGGACTAAGCGGCGACACCGAGGCGTCCGCGCGGGCACTGGGTCGCCTGAAGGTGGCTGCTGGCATCCTGAAGGATCTCGAATTCGAGCGCGAACAGTTGGGGCGCACGAACGAGGAACAGGAGGTCTACAACAACCTCAAGCGCGCGGGCGTGGAGCTCAACACCGAAATGGGTGCCTCCATCGCCGATACGACGCGGGAGCTGGTGCGCGAACAAGAGGCGCTGGAACGTGCGAAGGAGCTGGAAGACGAGCGGGCGCGCATCCAAGAGCGAGCGGCTGGCGTGCTGGATCAAGTCCGGTTCGAAGCGGACCTCCTGGCGGCGACGAATGCCGAGCGGGAAGTAGCGAACAATCTTCGCGCGGCCGGCGTCGACATCAGCTCGCAGATGGGGCAGCAGATCGCCGACGAGACGGCGCGTCTCTACGAAGCGCGCACGGCACAGGAGAACTTCAACAACAGCATCGGCGCCATGGGCGACATTGCCTATGACGCCTTCGACGGGCTCATTCTCCAGCAGGAGAGTTGGCAAGACACACTCGCCAACAGTCTGCAGCTCCTGGCGCGCATGGCGCTTCAGGCAAGCCTTCTCGGAGAAGGCCCGCTGGCATCGGCCTTCGGTACGGGCGCAGGCGGTCCGGCCGCAGGCGGATTGATCGGAGCGCTGTTCGGCGGCGCCCGTGCCGTGGGCGGTCCTGTCGAAACCGGGCGCGCCTATCTCGTTGGCGAACGTGGTCCGGAGTATTTCGTGCCCGGCCGAGGCGGTGCCATCGTGCCGAACGCTGGGAGCGGTGGCGGACCATCGGTCTCCATCCCGGTATCGATCGACGCGCGCGGTGCGGACGACGGCGCCGTCGCTCGCCTTGAGTCGGCCGTCGCGGACCTCAAGCAATCGTTGCCGTCCATCGTCGTCAAGACGGTGGCCGAGGCGCGCTCGCGGAGGACGCTGTGA
- a CDS encoding DUF1799 domain-containing protein — protein sequence MEDARRFGASAAVQAEIAAELRGGAPAGEDEGVFAENVEAVQAFIVVASQWRAVAGYGGLLFVGLDYQGVCAGLDAAGIELTPDLFAALQVMEGAAVEALNARKGA from the coding sequence TTGGAAGACGCGCGCCGGTTTGGGGCGAGTGCGGCGGTCCAAGCGGAGATCGCCGCAGAACTTCGCGGCGGCGCGCCGGCGGGGGAAGACGAAGGGGTCTTTGCCGAGAATGTCGAAGCGGTCCAGGCGTTCATCGTCGTAGCGAGCCAATGGCGTGCGGTCGCCGGGTATGGAGGGCTTCTGTTCGTGGGGCTGGACTATCAAGGCGTGTGTGCGGGCCTCGACGCGGCGGGGATCGAATTGACGCCAGACCTCTTCGCGGCGCTCCAGGTGATGGAAGGTGCGGCGGTCGAGGCGCTGAACGCGCGGAAGGGAGCGTAG
- a CDS encoding phage tail assembly chaperone — protein MFKIIDEPKFTIPVTIKVPVDGGHKDETLTATFKVLKTETLAGFNMTTEQGTRDMLDAAVDRLDDLADGDGKPLEFNDEVKAAVLSLPYARAGLANAYYAAVTKVARGN, from the coding sequence ATGTTCAAGATTATCGACGAGCCGAAATTCACCATCCCGGTGACGATCAAAGTGCCGGTCGATGGGGGGCACAAGGACGAGACGCTGACGGCCACGTTCAAGGTGCTGAAGACCGAGACGTTGGCCGGGTTCAACATGACCACCGAGCAAGGCACGCGCGACATGCTGGATGCAGCCGTGGACCGGCTCGACGACCTGGCGGACGGAGACGGCAAGCCGCTTGAGTTCAACGACGAGGTGAAGGCGGCGGTCTTGAGCCTGCCCTATGCGCGGGCCGGGCTCGCCAATGCCTACTACGCCGCCGTGACGAAGGTCGCGCGGGGAAACTGA
- a CDS encoding phage tail tube protein, with protein MAEPIKWRKKVILAKMEGTYGTDPTPAGANAMLMTDVSLSPMEGEDVSRELERPYLGAQSQFKVGLRAVFNGSTELVGSGAAGTAPAWGVLARACGLAEVVTPDTSVVYSPVTDDHESVTLYVWIDETLHKIVGCRGTAQMSVNAQGVPVIRWSLTGLFANPTELAQAVPDFTAWQAPKVATTANTPVFTLGGQAFVMRSFELDLGNDVQPRLLIGREEIRIVDRAEQITATVEALPLTTFDPFALAVAQTPQALALTHGTVAGRIVALAAPACELARLTGYENQQDTLEWPLRLTPLPVDGNDQFTLTLT; from the coding sequence ATGGCGGAACCGATCAAATGGCGCAAGAAGGTCATCCTGGCCAAGATGGAAGGCACCTACGGCACGGACCCCACTCCGGCCGGCGCCAACGCCATGCTGATGACGGACGTGAGTCTGTCGCCCATGGAAGGCGAGGACGTGAGCCGCGAGCTGGAGCGGCCCTACCTTGGCGCGCAGAGCCAGTTCAAGGTTGGGCTTCGTGCCGTGTTCAACGGCAGCACCGAGCTGGTCGGCTCTGGAGCGGCCGGTACGGCGCCGGCCTGGGGCGTGCTGGCGCGGGCCTGCGGGCTTGCCGAAGTGGTGACGCCGGACACGAGCGTCGTCTATTCGCCCGTGACCGACGACCACGAGAGCGTCACGCTCTATGTCTGGATCGACGAGACGCTGCACAAGATCGTCGGCTGCCGGGGGACGGCGCAGATGAGCGTCAACGCGCAAGGCGTTCCGGTCATCCGTTGGTCACTGACGGGGCTCTTCGCGAACCCCACTGAGCTGGCGCAGGCCGTGCCGGACTTCACCGCCTGGCAGGCCCCGAAGGTCGCGACGACGGCAAACACGCCGGTGTTCACGCTCGGCGGCCAGGCGTTCGTCATGCGGTCGTTCGAGCTGGACCTCGGCAACGACGTGCAGCCGCGCCTTCTGATCGGCCGCGAGGAAATCCGCATCGTCGACCGCGCCGAACAGATCACGGCCACCGTCGAAGCGCTGCCGCTGACCACGTTCGATCCGTTCGCACTGGCCGTCGCGCAGACGCCGCAGGCGTTGGCGCTGACCCACGGCACGGTCGCCGGCCGCATCGTCGCCTTGGCCGCGCCCGCCTGCGAGCTGGCGCGGCTGACCGGCTACGAGAACCAGCAGGACACGTTGGAATGGCCGTTGCGTCTTACCCCGTTGCCGGTCGACGGCAACGACCAGTTCACCCTCACCCTCACGTAG
- a CDS encoding phage tail terminator protein gives MLVNPVIERLDAEIPTLQRRVAPAGELAALVNGGNLPQVMPAAFVLPLGLRGSEPDAATGLYRQDFNEIVGVVLMTNSAGDVRGGRALDKQDPLIAAVILALAGWAPDLPDVQGVFQLDRGRLVSLTAGTVTYQLDFSIRAQLRIERP, from the coding sequence ATGCTCGTTAATCCCGTCATCGAGAGGTTGGATGCGGAGATCCCCACGCTGCAGCGCAGAGTCGCGCCGGCCGGGGAGCTGGCGGCGCTCGTGAATGGCGGGAACCTGCCGCAAGTAATGCCCGCTGCATTCGTGCTCCCATTGGGCCTGCGCGGGAGCGAGCCCGACGCCGCGACGGGGCTCTACCGCCAGGACTTCAACGAGATCGTGGGCGTTGTGCTCATGACGAATTCGGCCGGCGACGTGCGCGGCGGCCGTGCGCTGGACAAACAGGACCCGCTCATTGCCGCCGTCATTCTCGCACTGGCCGGCTGGGCGCCGGACCTGCCTGACGTTCAGGGCGTGTTCCAGCTCGACCGTGGGCGGCTTGTCAGTCTGACGGCCGGCACGGTCACCTACCAGTTGGACTTTTCCATCAGAGCACAATTGAGGATCGAACGACCATGA
- a CDS encoding phage virion morphogenesis protein, with product MADGFSIRIDGKDATLSALESLLARLEHPKPMFEAMGASLVTSTQRRFELGHDPDGNPWPPSVRAIVEGGKTLVDSGFLVGSITFDASDDHVEVGTNAIQAAVHQLGATIRPKTAQALRFFVGDREIFTQQVTIPARPFLGIDEEDEAELVAIAEEYVELEGGDAR from the coding sequence ATGGCGGACGGCTTCTCCATACGCATCGACGGCAAGGACGCCACGCTAAGCGCGCTAGAATCGTTGCTGGCGCGTCTTGAGCATCCGAAGCCGATGTTCGAAGCCATGGGCGCCTCGCTCGTCACGTCGACGCAACGCCGCTTCGAGCTTGGGCACGACCCGGACGGCAACCCATGGCCGCCGTCGGTCCGGGCCATCGTGGAAGGCGGCAAAACGCTCGTCGACAGCGGGTTCCTGGTCGGCTCCATCACGTTCGATGCGTCCGACGATCACGTAGAGGTAGGCACCAACGCGATCCAGGCCGCGGTTCACCAGCTCGGGGCGACCATCCGTCCGAAGACGGCGCAGGCGCTGCGCTTCTTCGTCGGGGACCGCGAAATCTTCACGCAGCAGGTGACGATCCCGGCGCGCCCGTTCCTTGGGATCGACGAAGAAGACGAAGCCGAGCTGGTCGCTATCGCCGAGGAGTATGTCGAGCTGGAGGGCGGCGATGCTCGTTAA
- a CDS encoding gp436 family protein, which translates to MTYTTQAILAERFGERSLVDLTDRAVPATGVVDADVIDRALADADAVIDGYLKGRYSLPLSETPPLLVDIASAIAFYKLHVRSPDEKVKDDYNDALAKLKDISRGVIRLPVEGIEPAASGDAGVRTTDRERPLTPENLKGFI; encoded by the coding sequence ATGACCTACACCACGCAAGCGATCTTGGCGGAACGGTTCGGGGAGCGGTCCCTGGTCGACCTGACCGACCGCGCCGTGCCGGCGACGGGCGTGGTCGACGCGGACGTGATCGATCGCGCGCTGGCCGACGCTGACGCCGTGATCGACGGCTATTTGAAGGGGCGTTACAGCCTGCCCCTTTCGGAGACCCCGCCGCTGCTGGTCGACATCGCCTCGGCCATCGCCTTCTACAAGCTTCACGTTCGGAGCCCGGACGAGAAGGTCAAGGACGACTACAACGACGCGCTCGCCAAGCTGAAGGACATCAGCCGTGGCGTGATCCGCCTCCCCGTCGAAGGCATCGAGCCGGCTGCCAGCGGCGATGCGGGCGTGCGCACGACGGATCGCGAACGGCCGCTGACCCCGGAGAACCTGAAGGGGTTCATCTGA
- a CDS encoding Mu-like prophage major head subunit gpT family protein, with translation MLVTNKNLESLRVGFKTLFQNAFDVAPSQYERVATVVPSTRGEEKYGWMGQIPMVREWFGDRVVQNLMEHDYAIKNKDFELTLGVNRNHIEDDSLGIYNPLFQEMGRATKAHPDLLTFSLLKDGFSTACYDGQYFFDTDHPVLDADGKETSVANTDGGAGQPWFLLDVSRALKPVIFQKRKDFEFVARDQLTDENVFSKKEFQYGVDARNNVGLGLWQFAWGSKQALTSAYYKAARTGLMGMKGDYGRPLGLLSGGVKPLLVVGPSNESAGLKLLNSENAAGGETNEWKGTAELLVVPWLA, from the coding sequence ATGCTAGTTACGAACAAGAACCTTGAGAGCCTCCGGGTCGGGTTCAAGACGCTCTTCCAGAACGCCTTCGACGTAGCCCCGTCTCAGTATGAGCGCGTGGCAACCGTGGTGCCCTCGACAAGAGGCGAAGAGAAGTACGGCTGGATGGGGCAGATTCCCATGGTCCGCGAGTGGTTTGGGGATCGTGTCGTGCAGAACCTCATGGAGCACGACTATGCGATCAAGAACAAGGATTTCGAGCTGACGCTTGGCGTCAACCGGAACCACATCGAGGACGACAGCCTGGGCATCTATAACCCGCTCTTCCAGGAAATGGGTCGGGCCACCAAAGCCCACCCGGACCTTCTGACGTTCAGCCTGCTGAAGGATGGTTTTTCGACCGCCTGCTACGATGGTCAGTACTTCTTCGACACGGATCACCCGGTGCTGGACGCAGACGGCAAGGAAACCAGTGTCGCCAATACCGACGGCGGCGCGGGACAGCCGTGGTTCTTGCTGGATGTGTCCCGTGCATTGAAGCCGGTCATCTTCCAGAAGCGCAAGGACTTCGAGTTCGTCGCGCGCGACCAGCTCACGGACGAGAACGTGTTCAGCAAGAAGGAGTTCCAGTACGGCGTCGATGCGCGGAACAATGTCGGCCTGGGTCTGTGGCAGTTCGCTTGGGGCTCGAAGCAGGCGCTGACCAGCGCCTACTACAAGGCCGCGCGTACTGGCCTCATGGGAATGAAGGGCGACTACGGCCGGCCGCTCGGCCTCCTGTCTGGCGGTGTGAAGCCGTTGCTGGTGGTGGGTCCGTCCAACGAGTCTGCGGGGCTCAAGCTTCTCAACAGCGAGAATGCGGCGGGCGGCGAGACCAACGAGTGGAAGGGCACCGCCGAGCTGCTCGTCGTGCCGTGGCTGGCATAG
- a CDS encoding phage protease translates to MTKPNATLAAFSIDLGLAKGADVPDYIKLIPLGELQTVDSRGPYRVNEPEKIIAASMQSGDRWPIDENHATDRAAVTHEPAPARGWIVEMQTRADGIWGKVEWTKAGRELMADRAYRFLSPVITHDEKLNVLTIERAALTNTPNLRGMVALNMEGSDMDFMGKLRKALGLAEDADEDAVLAAVAKATEKVDVTKAVQSALNPIGKAAGLGEGATGTAILGRVETLNENAKEAGSKDEAVTALQTELKDTATKLTELQTGIAKSKAEAFVDGCIKEGRVGVKAVRDHYIARHMKEPEAVEKELTALPVLDGGAIIPTLPGDKDGVALQSAEQDVCVALGIPEDKFKETRDAERSA, encoded by the coding sequence ATGACGAAGCCCAACGCAACCCTTGCGGCATTTTCCATCGACCTTGGCCTGGCCAAGGGCGCGGATGTCCCCGACTACATCAAGCTCATTCCGCTTGGCGAGCTGCAGACGGTCGACAGCCGTGGCCCGTACCGCGTCAACGAGCCCGAAAAGATCATCGCCGCGTCGATGCAGTCGGGCGACCGGTGGCCGATCGACGAGAACCACGCCACTGACCGTGCGGCCGTAACACACGAGCCGGCGCCGGCGCGCGGCTGGATCGTCGAAATGCAAACCCGTGCTGACGGCATTTGGGGCAAGGTCGAATGGACCAAGGCCGGCCGCGAGCTGATGGCCGACCGCGCCTACCGGTTCCTATCTCCCGTCATCACCCACGACGAGAAGCTCAACGTCCTGACGATTGAGCGCGCCGCTCTCACCAACACACCGAATCTGCGCGGCATGGTCGCGCTCAACATGGAAGGAAGCGACATGGACTTCATGGGCAAACTTCGCAAGGCGCTGGGTCTTGCGGAGGACGCGGACGAGGACGCCGTCCTGGCGGCCGTGGCCAAAGCGACTGAGAAGGTCGACGTGACCAAGGCGGTGCAGTCGGCGCTCAACCCCATCGGCAAGGCGGCGGGGCTGGGAGAGGGTGCGACTGGCACTGCCATTCTCGGCCGGGTCGAGACGTTGAACGAGAACGCGAAGGAGGCCGGCAGCAAGGACGAAGCCGTCACGGCGCTGCAGACCGAATTGAAGGACACGGCAACGAAGCTCACTGAGCTGCAGACGGGCATCGCCAAGAGCAAGGCGGAAGCGTTCGTTGACGGGTGCATCAAGGAAGGCCGCGTCGGCGTCAAGGCGGTGCGCGACCACTACATCGCCCGGCACATGAAAGAGCCGGAGGCGGTCGAGAAGGAGCTGACGGCGCTGCCGGTGCTCGATGGCGGCGCGATCATCCCGACGTTGCCCGGCGACAAAGACGGCGTGGCGCTTCAAAGCGCCGAGCAAGATGTCTGCGTAGCGCTCGGCATTCCCGAAGACAAGTTCAAGGAGACGCGTGACGCGGAGCGATCCGCGTAG